One part of the Dyadobacter sp. 676 genome encodes these proteins:
- a CDS encoding ATP-dependent DNA ligase: MKQFAELFMNLDRTNKTNAKVELLKNYFISAPDNDKLWALTLFTGRRPSFKVNRTQVKEWAAEEAGIPMWLFQESYHSVGDLGETISLLLPRTGLGGSDKSLAEWFGYLGMLPRMADDEKRDHIVRAWKQLSQHETFVFNKLLMGSFRIGVSQTLVIRALAEATETDSNVIAHRVMGQWDPIETTFERLILDKGENDNASRPYPFFLAYPIEGDVADLGDAADWFAEWKWDGIRSQIIHRNRELFIWTRGEELSTEKFPELHFLNDVLPGGTVLDGEIVTYSNGRPMPFNVLQTRIGRKNLSKKILEEAPVAFLAYDILEANGVDIRGLTQEQRRAQLEAIHASVPAQSYFNLSPLIDFKDWQQLRDLHPSSRENIAEGFMIKRRTGTYLVGRKKGDWWKWKIDPLSVDAVLIYAQKGSGRRAELFTDYTFAVWGDDGKLVPFAKAYSGLTDAEIGQVDYFIKRNILEKFGPVRTVKPELVFEIGFEGINESSRHKSGIAVRFPRILRWRKDKKAEEADSLDSLRKILGNYK; this comes from the coding sequence ATGAAGCAGTTTGCCGAGCTTTTCATGAACCTCGACCGTACGAACAAAACCAATGCGAAAGTCGAGTTGCTGAAAAACTATTTCATCTCAGCGCCGGATAATGACAAATTATGGGCATTGACGTTGTTTACGGGACGCAGGCCATCCTTTAAAGTCAACCGGACGCAGGTGAAAGAATGGGCGGCGGAAGAGGCGGGAATTCCGATGTGGCTTTTCCAGGAAAGTTATCACAGCGTAGGCGATCTGGGGGAAACCATTTCGCTGCTTTTGCCGCGCACCGGTTTAGGCGGTTCCGATAAATCGCTGGCCGAATGGTTTGGTTACCTCGGTATGCTTCCCCGTATGGCCGACGATGAAAAGCGGGATCATATTGTCCGGGCCTGGAAACAGCTCTCGCAACATGAGACATTCGTATTCAACAAACTGCTGATGGGCAGCTTTCGTATCGGCGTGTCGCAGACGCTCGTTATCCGCGCGCTCGCGGAGGCGACGGAAACAGATTCCAACGTAATAGCCCATCGCGTAATGGGCCAGTGGGATCCGATTGAGACTACTTTTGAACGACTGATATTAGATAAAGGCGAAAACGACAATGCGTCGAGACCTTATCCGTTTTTCCTCGCTTATCCGATCGAGGGCGACGTGGCCGACCTTGGCGACGCAGCCGACTGGTTTGCGGAGTGGAAATGGGACGGCATCCGATCGCAGATTATTCACCGGAACAGAGAACTTTTCATCTGGACCAGAGGCGAGGAGTTATCCACCGAAAAATTTCCGGAATTGCATTTTCTTAACGACGTTCTTCCGGGCGGAACCGTGCTCGATGGTGAAATCGTAACCTATTCCAATGGTCGGCCGATGCCGTTCAATGTCCTGCAAACCCGTATTGGCCGCAAAAATCTTTCCAAAAAAATACTGGAAGAGGCGCCCGTAGCCTTTCTGGCTTATGATATCCTGGAAGCGAACGGCGTAGATATCCGCGGGCTCACACAGGAACAACGCCGGGCCCAACTGGAAGCGATTCATGCGAGCGTGCCTGCTCAATCCTATTTTAATTTATCGCCATTGATCGATTTTAAAGACTGGCAACAGCTGCGCGACCTTCACCCTTCATCCCGCGAAAACATCGCCGAAGGGTTTATGATCAAGCGCAGAACGGGCACGTACCTAGTAGGCAGGAAAAAGGGCGACTGGTGGAAATGGAAAATCGACCCGCTGAGCGTCGATGCGGTGTTGATTTATGCGCAGAAAGGTTCCGGCCGCCGCGCTGAGCTATTCACCGACTACACCTTCGCCGTATGGGGCGACGATGGGAAGCTGGTGCCTTTTGCCAAAGCGTATTCGGGCCTAACCGACGCTGAAATCGGGCAGGTCGACTATTTCATCAAACGCAATATCCTCGAAAAGTTTGGCCCTGTGCGTACGGTAAAGCCGGAGCTGGTTTTTGAAATTGGTTTTGAGGGAATTAACGAATCGTCGAGGCACAAGTCGGGCATCGCCGTCCGTTTCCCGCGCATTTTGCGATGGCGGAAGGATAAAAAGGCGGAGGAGGCGGATAGTTTGGACAGCTTGCGGAAGATTTTGGGTAATTATAAATGA
- a CDS encoding ligase-associated DNA damage response DEXH box helicase, whose translation MTKSRGHSIVEQWFKDKKWKWAAFQKEAAKAYLAGKSGLVNAPTGSGKTYSLWLPILIRHIDSLPGKPLKTKKGLQVLWITPLRALSKDLFRNMEMAALEMNLTWRVSIRTGDTGARERNEQKKQMPDALIITPESLHMLFTQKDASALFKNLHTVVVDEWHELMGSKRGTQTELALARLRTINPDLQTWGISATIGNLDEARQVLLGMHFPQEKAITIRANTDKKILVESIMPERVETLPWSGYMGIRLVDKVVEVVNRSRTTLLFTNTRSGTEIWYRTIIEKYPEFAGIMALHHASLDREIRDWVEEALHDERLKLVICTASLDLGVDFRPVDTVIQVGSPKSIARFVQRAGRSGHRPGVDSKIYFCPTNALELIEAVSLREGVIKNMIEDRPPVAHAFDVLAQWMITLAVGEGFDEAQLFEEVRNAYGYQYLNRGEWEWLLGYITTGSPSLTVYDEYRKVERVNGRYLVTSRRIAHRHLLSMGTIVSEVSLKVKLQSGRYLGSVEESFVTWMKAGDVFFFAGMSVEFVRIHELTVTVKKAEGKKGYLVRWAGGRMPLSSQLSAFIRERLADAIENPHKEVELAKMQPLLELQEKRSVIPKTNELLIEQCETREGYHIFIFPFEGRLVHEGMSILLAYRISQLRPITFSVAMNDYGFELLSDQFVDIGEILAETDLFSTKHLVDDIYQSVNATEMAKRKFREIAAIAGLMFQGYPGKYVKTRQLQASTSLLFNVMSKYEDNNLLIKQAYQEVFTYQLEEVRMREALARIEHQKIVIQHTDRPTPFSFPIMVDRLREQLTSEKLDDRIQKMIKQYGNAD comes from the coding sequence TTGACCAAATCCCGCGGACATAGCATTGTTGAGCAATGGTTTAAAGATAAAAAATGGAAGTGGGCGGCCTTTCAGAAAGAGGCGGCTAAGGCATATCTGGCGGGGAAAAGCGGATTGGTGAATGCTCCCACAGGTAGCGGAAAGACATACTCGCTGTGGTTGCCGATATTGATCCGGCATATCGATTCGCTTCCTGGAAAACCGTTAAAAACGAAAAAAGGCCTGCAAGTTCTTTGGATCACACCGCTCCGGGCGCTTTCGAAGGACCTTTTCCGGAATATGGAAATGGCGGCGCTGGAAATGAACCTCACATGGCGTGTGAGCATACGCACAGGCGATACGGGTGCACGGGAGCGTAATGAACAGAAAAAGCAAATGCCCGATGCGCTCATCATTACGCCCGAAAGCCTGCATATGCTTTTTACGCAAAAGGACGCTTCCGCGCTTTTCAAAAACCTGCACACCGTAGTGGTAGACGAGTGGCACGAACTTATGGGCAGCAAACGGGGAACCCAGACGGAGCTCGCATTGGCCCGGCTTCGCACGATTAACCCCGATCTTCAGACCTGGGGCATTTCGGCTACGATCGGTAACCTCGACGAGGCCAGGCAGGTGCTGCTGGGCATGCATTTCCCGCAGGAAAAAGCGATAACCATCCGTGCCAACACCGATAAAAAGATACTGGTTGAGAGCATTATGCCGGAAAGGGTCGAAACCCTGCCATGGTCAGGGTATATGGGTATCAGGTTGGTCGACAAGGTGGTTGAAGTCGTGAACCGGAGCCGTACGACGTTGCTTTTTACCAATACGAGGTCGGGAACGGAAATATGGTACCGGACGATCATTGAAAAATACCCCGAATTCGCCGGTATAATGGCATTGCACCACGCATCGCTCGACCGCGAGATCCGCGATTGGGTGGAGGAAGCGTTGCACGACGAGCGTCTGAAATTGGTGATCTGCACGGCGAGCCTTGACCTGGGCGTCGACTTCCGGCCCGTAGACACAGTTATTCAGGTAGGAAGCCCCAAAAGCATTGCACGTTTTGTGCAGCGAGCGGGCCGGAGCGGACATCGCCCCGGTGTGGATAGCAAGATTTATTTTTGTCCAACCAATGCACTGGAGCTCATAGAAGCGGTGTCGTTGCGTGAGGGCGTAATCAAAAATATGATCGAGGACAGACCGCCGGTGGCGCACGCTTTCGATGTGCTGGCGCAATGGATGATTACCCTGGCGGTAGGGGAAGGTTTTGATGAGGCACAGCTATTCGAGGAGGTTCGGAATGCGTATGGTTACCAATATCTCAACCGCGGGGAATGGGAGTGGCTTTTGGGATATATTACCACGGGCAGCCCGTCACTCACGGTTTATGACGAATACAGGAAAGTAGAGCGTGTGAACGGGCGTTACCTGGTGACGAGCCGGCGCATCGCACACCGGCACCTGCTGAGCATGGGTACGATTGTATCGGAAGTTTCGCTGAAAGTGAAGTTGCAGAGCGGCCGATACCTTGGGTCGGTGGAGGAATCGTTTGTGACGTGGATGAAGGCAGGGGACGTATTTTTCTTCGCGGGAATGAGTGTGGAATTTGTGCGTATCCATGAATTGACCGTGACCGTGAAAAAGGCCGAAGGTAAAAAGGGCTACCTCGTACGTTGGGCCGGAGGACGTATGCCGTTGTCTTCGCAACTTTCCGCATTCATCCGCGAGCGCCTGGCCGATGCGATCGAAAACCCGCATAAGGAAGTGGAACTTGCCAAAATGCAACCCCTGCTCGAATTGCAGGAAAAGCGTTCCGTTATTCCGAAAACCAATGAACTGCTGATCGAACAATGCGAAACCCGAGAGGGATATCATATCTTTATATTCCCGTTTGAAGGTCGGCTGGTGCATGAAGGGATGTCGATTTTACTCGCCTACCGGATCAGCCAGCTGCGCCCGATCACATTCTCGGTGGCGATGAACGATTACGGCTTCGAGTTGCTAAGCGATCAGTTCGTGGATATAGGCGAAATCCTGGCGGAGACGGACCTTTTCTCGACTAAACACCTTGTGGACGATATTTACCAGAGTGTGAACGCGACGGAAATGGCCAAGCGGAAATTCCGGGAGATCGCGGCCATCGCCGGACTTATGTTTCAGGGGTATCCGGGTAAATATGTCAAAACGAGGCAATTGCAGGCATCCACTTCGCTGCTGTTCAATGTGATGAGCAAGTATGAGGATAATAATTTGCTTATCAAACAGGCATACCAGGAGGTTTTCACCTACCAGCTTGAAGAAGTCCGGATGCGCGAAGCGCTCGCCCGGATCGAACATCAGAAAATAGTCATACAACACACCGACAGGCCGACGCCATTTTCATTCCCGATCATGGTCGACAGGCTCCGGGAGCAATTAACTTCGGAAAAACTGGACGACAGGATCCAGAAAATGATCAAACAGTACGGTAATGCAGATTGA
- the pdeM gene encoding ligase-associated DNA damage response endonuclease PdeM, which yields MTQRAVFWEEAQTLLIGDLHLGKVTHFRKEGIAIPNNAAANNFQRLNEIVRQTGATRIIFLGDLFHSQYNSEWETFREWRAGHHYIEMIIVMGNHDILPVSLLLECDLRVYANDYEEAGFVFTHHPKLEFDISKFVFAGHVHPVFTSYGKGRQSVRLPCFVVDKYQAILPSFGVFTGGYQMGLADDRKIYITTETRIFSVC from the coding sequence TTGACACAGAGGGCAGTTTTTTGGGAGGAGGCGCAGACATTACTGATCGGAGACCTGCATTTGGGCAAAGTGACGCATTTCAGAAAAGAGGGCATCGCCATTCCGAACAATGCTGCCGCCAACAATTTTCAGCGGCTGAATGAAATAGTCAGGCAAACCGGTGCAACCCGCATTATATTCCTCGGAGACCTCTTTCACAGCCAGTATAATTCGGAATGGGAAACCTTCCGTGAATGGCGTGCCGGGCATCACTACATCGAAATGATCATCGTGATGGGCAATCACGATATCCTGCCCGTAAGCCTGCTTCTCGAATGCGACCTGCGGGTGTACGCGAATGATTACGAGGAAGCCGGTTTCGTCTTCACCCATCACCCGAAACTGGAATTCGACATCTCAAAATTTGTCTTTGCCGGGCATGTCCATCCGGTGTTTACCTCTTACGGTAAAGGCCGGCAGAGTGTGCGACTACCATGTTTTGTAGTTGACAAATACCAGGCGATCCTGCCGAGTTTTGGCGTATTCACGGGCGGTTACCAAATGGGACTGGCGGACGACCGGAAAATATACATTACGACCGAAACGCGGATTTTTTCTGTTTGTTAG
- a CDS encoding AAA family ATPase, with protein sequence MEDPRGFLSRYQSGAIFDEVQRAPELFSYLQEILDESPEPGRFILTGSNNFCCNKIFPRHSPAGLHS encoded by the coding sequence CTGGAAGATCCACGCGGTTTTTTGTCGAGATACCAATCCGGGGCAATTTTTGACGAAGTTCAGCGGGCTCCGGAGCTATTTTCATACTTGCAGGAAATCCTCGACGAATCGCCGGAACCGGGCCGATTCATATTAACCGGGTCCAATAACTTCTGCTGCAACAAAATATTTCCCAGACACTCGCCGGCCGGGTTGCATTCCTGA
- a CDS encoding DUF4143 domain-containing protein translates to MLPFSTEELYGGTKNLPAEDQIIFKGLYPPIYEPGIPPEDWFPNYLRTYIDRDVRQIKNITDLIVFEKFLRLLAGRNGQELNLTSLAVDTGVDTRTVQSWVGILESSFIIYLLRPHFKNFNKTLVKRPKVYFYDTGLVCSLLGISNSDQLALHPLRGALFESLVVTELVKQRTNAGKPVNLYYWRDKTGHEVDIIIDNGLSMIPVEIKAGQTVNNEFFGNISYWNKLSGATTGYIAYAGNRVEERSSGIHVLNWFELLARGI, encoded by the coding sequence TTGCTGCCGTTCAGCACGGAGGAACTTTATGGCGGGACCAAAAATTTGCCTGCGGAAGATCAGATTATCTTTAAAGGCCTGTACCCGCCGATTTACGAACCGGGAATCCCGCCTGAGGACTGGTTCCCCAATTATCTGCGAACCTACATCGACCGCGACGTCAGGCAAATTAAAAACATCACTGACCTGATCGTTTTCGAAAAATTCCTACGGCTCCTTGCCGGGCGGAATGGCCAGGAACTGAACCTTACCTCGCTTGCGGTTGATACCGGCGTAGATACGAGAACCGTGCAGTCATGGGTCGGTATTCTGGAAAGCAGCTTTATCATTTACCTGCTTCGTCCGCATTTCAAAAATTTCAACAAAACACTTGTCAAGCGGCCCAAGGTGTATTTCTACGATACGGGCCTGGTTTGTTCATTGCTGGGTATTTCCAACAGCGACCAACTCGCGCTGCACCCTCTACGCGGGGCGCTTTTTGAATCTCTGGTGGTAACGGAGCTTGTCAAGCAGCGGACGAATGCGGGAAAACCGGTCAATCTTTACTATTGGCGGGATAAAACGGGACATGAGGTTGATATTATCATCGACAATGGGCTATCAATGATCCCGGTGGAGATCAAGGCCGGTCAAACCGTCAACAACGAGTTTTTTGGCAACATATCTTATTGGAACAAATTGAGCGGAGCAACAACCGGCTACATAGCTTACGCGGGCAATCGGGTTGAGGAACGTTCTAGCGGCATTCATGTCCTGAATTGGTTTGAATTGCTGGCACGAGGTATTTAG
- a CDS encoding (2Fe-2S)-binding protein → MADIIDIKVNGKQHRVEAEQGMPLLYLLRNKLELNGPKYGCGIGQCGSCMVLLNGKATPSCAVPGSAVAAYEITTLDGLVKDGKLDIVQEAFVDEQAAQCGYCMNGMIISAKALLADNPKPSDAEIRQALNGVLCRCGTHTRIINAVKKAAAQMNGNPNARKS, encoded by the coding sequence ATGGCGGACATCATCGACATCAAAGTAAACGGCAAACAGCACCGCGTGGAAGCGGAGCAGGGCATGCCGCTTCTGTATTTGCTTCGTAACAAACTGGAACTGAACGGGCCGAAATATGGGTGCGGGATCGGACAGTGTGGAAGCTGTATGGTGCTGCTGAACGGGAAAGCGACGCCTTCCTGCGCCGTCCCCGGTTCGGCGGTGGCGGCTTACGAGATTACTACTCTGGACGGACTGGTGAAAGACGGAAAATTGGACATTGTGCAGGAGGCATTCGTGGATGAGCAGGCGGCACAGTGTGGTTATTGTATGAACGGGATGATCATATCCGCCAAGGCGCTGTTGGCCGATAACCCGAAACCTTCGGATGCGGAAATACGGCAGGCGCTTAATGGCGTTTTGTGCCGGTGCGGCACGCATACGCGGATCATCAATGCAGTTAAAAAAGCGGCCGCACAAATGAATGGTAACCCAAATGCCCGGAAATCATGA
- a CDS encoding molybdopterin cofactor-binding domain-containing protein, with protein MNAFEANNPGKIPGTGRRAFLRNSGRLLIGFQMLPFLDLPGSDNAASHPVAGNGKTIDSWLQFDSEGLLTVITGKMELGQGIRTALMQMAAEELDLPMEYVRIVIADTAQTQDERYTAGSGSIEGSGNSIRQAAAEARRYLLKLAADRFDTSVEKLTVANGVVSYGAQKTAYRDLIKGKQLEAEVTGNAPLKKPSEFRLIGKPVTRLDIAQIAAAKPYYIQDMRLPGMVHARVLRPPAYSAKLLSVPEEEVMKLPHVTRVVRNGSFIAVVADDEFQSIEAWRLLREKAKWDIPAISPEPAGIYDDILRKGTAAEMVEEKNNVEKELAEATVTWEAVYKRPYHMHGSIGPSCAIAEWKDGLLTIWSHSQGVYPLRRTISHLLGLPENKIRIIGTPGSGCYGHNGADDVAGDAALIAMRVPGRPVRVQWMREDEHQWEPYGSAMILKIKGGIDRDGRVNAWQTEIWSDTHSTRPGGNAGYLLAARDLEKPFSFKAGGFSGGSHRNSVPLYDFASQKITLHDYKGPLRTSALRSLGAYANIFALESFMDELAIKAGKDPVTFRLMHLKDPRARAVIELLVEKGGWRKRKREHIGEGLAFARYKNNAAYCAVKAEVSIDPQRKTYRITKLSGAIDAGQAINSTGIVNQTAGGMIQAASWTMLEEVLYDRNGITSTSWDKYPILRFEDVPDTEVFMIDRPELEPMGAGEAAQGPTAAAIANAIFHATGSRLRELPLRPDKIDWKKLG; from the coding sequence ATGAACGCATTCGAAGCAAATAACCCGGGCAAAATACCTGGAACGGGCCGCAGAGCGTTTCTCCGGAATTCGGGACGGTTGCTGATCGGGTTTCAGATGTTGCCGTTCCTCGACCTCCCAGGCTCGGATAATGCCGCCTCCCACCCGGTTGCAGGCAATGGAAAGACGATCGATTCCTGGTTGCAATTCGATTCGGAAGGCTTATTAACGGTCATTACCGGCAAAATGGAGCTCGGGCAGGGTATTCGGACGGCCCTGATGCAAATGGCAGCCGAGGAACTGGACTTGCCGATGGAGTATGTGCGCATCGTCATTGCGGATACGGCGCAGACGCAGGACGAGCGATACACCGCCGGTAGCGGTTCCATTGAAGGCAGCGGCAATTCGATCCGCCAGGCTGCCGCCGAAGCGAGGCGTTATTTGCTTAAACTGGCCGCCGACAGGTTCGATACCAGCGTCGAAAAGCTTACGGTTGCGAATGGTGTTGTAAGTTATGGGGCACAAAAGACCGCCTACCGGGATTTGATCAAAGGTAAGCAGCTCGAAGCGGAAGTGACTGGCAATGCGCCATTGAAAAAGCCCTCCGAATTTCGATTGATCGGAAAGCCGGTTACCCGGTTGGATATTGCGCAAATTGCGGCCGCTAAACCTTATTACATCCAGGATATGCGATTGCCCGGAATGGTCCACGCGCGGGTGTTACGTCCGCCTGCCTATTCCGCAAAGCTGCTTTCTGTCCCCGAAGAGGAAGTTATGAAATTGCCACACGTGACTCGGGTGGTGAGAAACGGCAGCTTCATAGCGGTGGTGGCGGACGATGAGTTTCAGAGCATCGAAGCATGGAGGCTGTTGCGGGAAAAGGCTAAATGGGATATTCCGGCGATATCGCCGGAGCCTGCCGGAATTTACGACGATATTTTGAGGAAGGGGACAGCCGCCGAAATGGTGGAAGAAAAGAACAATGTGGAAAAAGAACTGGCGGAGGCGACGGTAACATGGGAGGCGGTCTATAAACGGCCCTATCATATGCATGGCTCCATCGGGCCTTCGTGCGCCATTGCCGAATGGAAGGATGGCTTGCTGACGATCTGGTCGCATAGCCAGGGCGTGTATCCGTTGAGGAGGACAATTTCCCATCTTTTGGGCCTTCCGGAGAATAAAATCCGCATTATCGGTACACCAGGCTCCGGCTGCTATGGACATAATGGTGCCGACGATGTGGCCGGCGACGCTGCTTTGATCGCCATGCGGGTGCCGGGTAGGCCTGTGCGTGTGCAATGGATGCGGGAAGACGAGCATCAATGGGAGCCTTATGGTTCGGCAATGATCCTGAAAATTAAGGGAGGGATTGACCGGGACGGTCGTGTGAATGCCTGGCAAACGGAAATCTGGTCCGACACGCATTCCACGCGCCCGGGTGGTAATGCCGGGTATTTGCTGGCGGCGCGCGATCTTGAAAAGCCATTCAGTTTTAAAGCAGGCGGCTTTTCGGGCGGTAGCCACCGGAATTCGGTGCCTTTATACGATTTTGCTTCCCAAAAAATTACTCTGCATGATTATAAGGGCCCGCTACGGACTTCGGCACTCCGAAGCCTGGGTGCCTACGCCAATATTTTTGCACTGGAATCCTTTATGGATGAACTGGCTATTAAAGCCGGAAAAGATCCCGTGACATTCAGGCTAATGCATTTGAAGGACCCGCGGGCACGGGCTGTGATCGAGTTGCTGGTGGAGAAAGGAGGATGGAGAAAAAGGAAGAGAGAGCATATAGGAGAGGGACTTGCATTTGCGCGGTATAAAAACAATGCGGCTTATTGTGCGGTGAAAGCGGAGGTCTCGATCGATCCTCAGCGCAAAACTTACAGGATTACGAAGCTGAGCGGCGCAATCGACGCCGGACAGGCTATTAACAGTACAGGAATAGTCAATCAGACTGCCGGGGGGATGATCCAGGCGGCGAGTTGGACGATGCTGGAAGAGGTGCTTTACGATCGAAATGGTATCACCAGTACCTCCTGGGATAAATATCCGATCCTTCGTTTTGAAGATGTGCCTGATACGGAAGTTTTTATGATCGATCGGCCGGAACTGGAACCCATGGGGGCCGGCGAAGCTGCGCAGGGACCCACCGCAGCCGCCATTGCCAATGCGATTTTCCATGCAACGGGCAGCCGTTTACGTGAACTTCCGCTTCGTCCCGACAAAATCGACTGGAAAAAGCTCGGCTGA
- a CDS encoding deoxyguanosinetriphosphate triphosphohydrolase codes for MLPLKSRRRIRFYLETTIASFPRIFPRKALVLRFIRRNNMMQWEKLLSAKRWGSEDKYNSDPTEARSEFQRDYDRLIFSSPFRRLQNKTQVFPLPGSIFVHNRLTHSLEVASVGKSLGRMFYNHLQSHDPRVDETLPLISEIGNIVSAACLAHDLGNPAFGHSGEAAISHYFTDGEGSKYQNDVTEAQWADLTHFEGNANAIRILTHPYAGKGYGSFALTYSTLAAIAKYPCESLAGHRKANIYTKKYGFFQSEQPGFQKIAAELGLSQVSESPLVYKRHPLVYLVEAADDICYNIIDLEDAHRLKILSYQEVEALLLALCNDPRMEARLAGIEDDDAKIGLLRAKSISTLIGVCSELFINEQEAILNGDFNASLIDRIPEPHRSAMKEIERISVQKIYNYSSVVQIEVAGYKVMGGLLEEFVPAYLYNNSHYTRKLVDLIPKQFITTRTDTYSKIQTVLDFVSGMTDLYAVELFRKIKGISFPSIS; via the coding sequence TTGTTACCCCTTAAAAGCCGCCGGCGCATTCGTTTCTACCTGGAAACGACCATTGCTTCTTTCCCGCGTATTTTCCCGCGAAAGGCGTTAGTTTTGCGGTTTATCAGAAGAAACAATATGATGCAGTGGGAAAAATTGCTGTCCGCTAAACGCTGGGGCAGTGAAGACAAATACAACTCCGACCCGACCGAAGCGCGCTCGGAATTCCAGCGCGATTACGACAGGCTGATCTTTTCATCGCCGTTCCGCCGTTTGCAGAACAAAACACAGGTTTTCCCGCTCCCAGGCAGCATTTTCGTTCATAACCGGCTCACCCACAGCCTGGAAGTAGCGAGCGTGGGCAAATCGCTCGGACGGATGTTTTACAATCATCTGCAAAGCCACGATCCCCGGGTTGACGAGACTTTACCGCTCATCAGCGAAATCGGGAACATCGTATCGGCGGCATGCCTGGCCCACGACCTCGGGAACCCCGCTTTCGGACATTCGGGGGAGGCGGCGATTTCGCATTACTTCACCGACGGCGAAGGCTCGAAATACCAAAATGACGTGACCGAAGCACAATGGGCCGATCTGACACATTTTGAAGGTAACGCCAACGCCATCCGAATTCTGACACATCCGTATGCGGGTAAGGGCTACGGCAGTTTCGCGCTGACTTATTCTACCCTCGCCGCCATCGCCAAATATCCATGCGAATCACTCGCCGGGCATCGTAAGGCGAATATTTATACCAAAAAATACGGCTTTTTCCAATCAGAACAACCTGGTTTCCAAAAGATCGCCGCGGAGCTCGGGCTTTCGCAGGTTTCGGAATCCCCGCTGGTTTACAAAAGGCATCCCCTGGTATATCTGGTGGAAGCGGCGGACGACATTTGTTACAATATCATCGATCTCGAGGATGCGCACCGTTTGAAAATCCTTTCCTACCAGGAAGTCGAAGCATTGCTGCTCGCGCTTTGCAACGATCCGCGAATGGAAGCCAGGCTTGCCGGCATCGAAGACGATGACGCGAAAATAGGCTTGCTGCGTGCGAAATCGATCAGCACGCTCATAGGCGTCTGCTCGGAGCTGTTTATCAATGAACAGGAAGCAATTTTGAATGGCGATTTCAATGCAAGCCTCATCGACCGCATTCCAGAACCACACCGGTCTGCGATGAAAGAAATCGAGCGTATTTCCGTTCAGAAAATTTACAACTATTCCTCGGTGGTCCAGATAGAGGTGGCTGGCTACAAAGTAATGGGCGGGCTGCTCGAAGAGTTCGTGCCGGCATACCTTTACAACAACTCGCATTATACCCGCAAACTGGTCGATCTGATCCCGAAACAGTTTATCACCACACGAACAGACACTTATTCCAAAATCCAGACGGTCCTCGACTTTGTTTCAGGGATGACCGACCTTTATGCAGTAGAATTGTTCCGTAAAATCAAGGGGATCTCATTCCCGTCTATTTCGTAG
- a CDS encoding pseudouridine synthase, with the protein MTSHRYFIINKPPNMVSQFVSSHDVRLLGELDFAFPEGTHAVGRLDSLSEGLLILTTNKRVTNLLFLGEVPHKRTYWVNVGHVVAPETVELLRTGIPIRVKGGGYYTTAPCEVEIIERPAILTRHKNETQPDVPNTWLSITLTEGKYHQVRKMVREANHRCKRLVRASIEDLELGDLPPGGVKEIEEEEFFRLLKIDNWKSAISADRFVEEPLI; encoded by the coding sequence ATGACTTCGCACCGCTACTTCATTATCAACAAGCCACCCAACATGGTTTCCCAGTTCGTCAGCTCGCACGATGTGCGTTTGCTGGGGGAACTGGATTTTGCATTTCCGGAAGGAACGCATGCAGTAGGCCGACTTGACAGCCTTTCGGAAGGGCTGCTGATCCTCACCACCAACAAGAGAGTTACCAATTTGCTGTTTCTCGGCGAAGTGCCACACAAGCGTACCTACTGGGTGAATGTTGGCCACGTCGTGGCGCCTGAAACCGTGGAGTTGCTACGCACGGGCATTCCCATTCGTGTAAAAGGGGGCGGGTATTACACCACAGCACCCTGCGAAGTGGAAATCATCGAACGACCGGCGATTTTGACCAGACATAAAAATGAAACGCAGCCGGATGTGCCGAATACCTGGCTGAGCATTACGCTTACGGAGGGGAAATATCACCAGGTGCGTAAGATGGTGCGGGAAGCCAACCATCGTTGCAAACGCCTGGTTCGGGCCAGTATCGAGGACCTGGAACTGGGCGACCTGCCGCCCGGCGGGGTGAAGGAAATCGAAGAAGAGGAGTTTTTCAGGTTGTTGAAAATAGACAACTGGAAGTCAGCGATTTCGGCCGACCGTTTTGTAGAAGAGCCGCTTATCTAA